The following coding sequences lie in one Arachis hypogaea cultivar Tifrunner chromosome 4, arahy.Tifrunner.gnm2.J5K5, whole genome shotgun sequence genomic window:
- the LOC112797781 gene encoding zinc-finger homeodomain protein 8-like produces the protein MDIAAQTTINNNNNINNSSTTPTKSSPPTEEHETETPTRIIQNTTTTTTIPNTPTPSKALTFSNGVLKRHHPHHISAANHHHQLVVYKECLKNHAAALGGHALDGCGEFMPAPTATAGDPTSIKCAACGCHRNFHRREPEDPLISSAFEFHSQNRHHPPPPPPPPPHRSPNSASPPPISSAYYHHPSAAPHMLLALSGAGIAAPPESTAAPISAAAALASPRKRFRTKFSQEQKEKMHKFAERVGWKMQKRDDDLVHEFCSEVGVDRGVLKVWMHNNKNNLAKKESNGAAVTTINGGVGVLGSGGGSRSIIMEEDPNNNNNGNGVGVGVNGGANGSSSSS, from the coding sequence ATGGACATAGCAGcacaaacaacaatcaacaacaacaacaacatcaacaatagtAGCACTACTCCAACAAAATCATCACCACCAACTGAAGAACATGAAACTGAAACACCAACTAGGATTATTCAAAACACTACTACTACTACAACCATACCCAACACACCAACACCATCAAAGGCTTTAACTTTCTCAAATGGGGTTCTAAAACGCCACCACCCTCACCATATCTCCGCcgccaaccaccaccaccaactcGTTGTATACAAGGAATGCTTGAAGAACCACGCCGCCGCTCTCGGCGGCCACGCGCTCGACGGCTGTGGGGAATTCATGCCCGCACCCACCGCCACCGCCGGCGACCCTACATCCATCAAGTGCGCCGCCTGCGGCTGCCACAGGAACTTCCACCGCCGTGAGCCAGAGGACCCGCTTATCTCCTCTGCCTTCGAGTTTCATTCACAAAACCGCCACCATCCTCCTCCACCGCCACCTCCACCGCCTCACCGAAGCCCTAACTCGGCGTCTCCGCCGCCGATCTCCTCCGCTTACTATCACCACCCGTCCGCAGCACCTCACATGCTACTTGCCCTCTCCGGCGCTGGCATCGCGGCGCCGCCGGAGAGCACCGCGGCACCAATTTCCGCCGCCGCAGCTTTAGCGTCTCCGAGGAAGAGGTTCAGGACGAAGTTCAGCCAGGAGCAGAAGGAGAAGATGCACAAGTTCGCAGAGCGTGTTGGGTGGAAGATGCAGAAGAGAGACGATGATTTGGTTCATGAGTTCTGCAGCGAGGTTGGCGTTGATCGTGGTGTTCTCAAAGTTTGGATGCATAACAACAAGAACAATCTCGCGAAGAAAGAGAGTAATGGCGCTGCTGTTACCACCATTAACGGTGGTGTTGGTGTTcttggtagtggtggtggtagcAGAAGCATTATTATGGAGGAAGAtcctaataataacaacaatggtaatggtgttggtgttggtgttaatGGCGGTGCTaatggttcttcttcttcttcttaa